The proteins below are encoded in one region of Brachyspira intermedia PWS/A:
- the argC gene encoding N-acetyl-gamma-glutamyl-phosphate reductase has product MIKVSVIGATGYAGAELIRLLLSHSKVELKNLSSKSFVGKNINEIYPNLNKNLDKLLLDENEIFEDTDVVFASLPAGLSDDIANKCFEKNILFIDLGADFRLDDEEDYKNWYGKEYKYKNLHKEAIYSIPEIIKYDNVYNKKELKNAKIIGNPGCYPTSIGLALAPAFVNKLIIKDDIIIDSKSGATGAGRELKLNTHYTECNEAFAPYKIAEHRHTPEIEQTLSNIYGEDIKVTFVPHLLPLNRGIVSTIYGKLENKNIKLEDIHNTYKEFYKDSAFVRVLNIGEIANLKYVKYSNYCDISLHMDARTNKLIIVSTIDNMVKGAAGQAIQNMNIALGFKEDEGLNFIPPAF; this is encoded by the coding sequence ATGATAAAAGTATCCGTTATAGGTGCAACAGGATATGCAGGTGCAGAATTAATAAGATTATTATTATCTCATAGTAAAGTAGAATTAAAAAATCTTTCTTCAAAAAGTTTTGTAGGAAAAAATATAAATGAGATATATCCTAATTTAAATAAAAACTTAGATAAATTATTATTAGATGAAAATGAAATATTTGAAGATACTGATGTTGTATTTGCATCATTGCCTGCTGGTTTAAGCGATGATATTGCAAATAAATGTTTTGAAAAAAATATTTTGTTTATAGATTTAGGTGCTGATTTTAGATTGGACGATGAAGAAGATTATAAAAATTGGTACGGTAAAGAATATAAATACAAAAATCTTCATAAAGAGGCAATATACTCAATACCTGAAATAATCAAATATGATAATGTATATAATAAAAAAGAATTAAAGAATGCAAAAATTATAGGTAATCCCGGCTGCTACCCTACTTCTATAGGTTTGGCATTAGCTCCGGCATTTGTAAATAAATTGATAATCAAAGATGATATTATAATCGATTCTAAATCGGGAGCTACAGGTGCAGGAAGAGAATTGAAATTAAATACTCATTATACTGAATGTAATGAAGCTTTTGCTCCTTATAAAATTGCAGAGCATAGACATACGCCTGAAATAGAACAGACATTATCAAATATATACGGCGAAGATATAAAAGTTACTTTTGTTCCTCATTTGCTTCCATTAAATAGAGGAATAGTTTCAACAATATATGGCAAATTAGAAAATAAAAATATTAAATTAGAAGATATACATAATACTTATAAAGAGTTTTATAAAGATTCAGCATTTGTAAGAGTATTAAATATTGGAGAGATAGCAAATTTAAAATATGTTAAATACTCAAACTATTGTGATATATCTTTGCATATGGATGCAAGAACTAATAAATTAATAATAGTATCAACAATAGATAATATGGTAAAAGGAGCGGCAGGACAGGCAATACAAAATATGAATATAGCTTTAGGCTTTAAAGAAGATGAGGGATTGAATTTTATTCCTCCAGCTTTCTAA
- a CDS encoding ABC transporter ATP-binding protein, which produces MNDINKANKINKMVEVKNISLSYPNKKEVLKNISFDVNSNESLCIIGPNGCGKSTLLKSLCKIINFDEGEILINNENIKKVDTYKTIAMMSQMSAIYFGYTAYDTIMMGRYSSYKDKLLSIPSKEDKEFVIYYMEKLKIVHLKDKLITELSGGELQRIFLARTLVQNPSIILMDEPTNHLDLNSQIELIYNLKEWVGNGLRCIVAVLHDINAALNFANKLLVLKNGSSKYFGSIDDFDMRLLNDIYDINVIEYMKNSLKRW; this is translated from the coding sequence ATGAATGATATAAATAAAGCAAACAAAATAAATAAAATGGTTGAAGTTAAAAATATATCTTTAAGCTATCCAAATAAAAAAGAAGTTTTAAAAAATATTTCTTTTGATGTTAATTCAAATGAAAGTTTATGTATTATTGGTCCTAATGGCTGCGGAAAAAGTACTTTGCTTAAATCTTTATGTAAGATAATAAATTTTGATGAAGGCGAAATACTTATTAATAATGAAAATATAAAAAAAGTAGATACATATAAAACTATAGCAATGATGAGTCAAATGTCTGCTATATATTTCGGATATACCGCATATGATACTATAATGATGGGAAGATATTCAAGTTATAAAGACAAATTATTATCAATACCAAGCAAAGAAGATAAAGAGTTTGTAATTTATTATATGGAAAAGTTGAAGATAGTTCATTTGAAGGATAAATTAATAACAGAACTTTCAGGTGGTGAATTGCAGAGGATATTTTTAGCTAGAACTTTGGTGCAAAATCCTAGTATAATACTTATGGACGAGCCTACTAATCATTTGGATTTGAATAGTCAAATAGAATTAATTTATAATTTAAAAGAGTGGGTTGGAAATGGTTTAAGATGTATTGTAGCTGTATTACATGATATAAATGCAGCTTTGAATTTTGCCAATAAATTATTAGTTTTGAAAAATGGCAGTTCTAAATATTTCGGAAGTATTGATGATTTTGATATGAGATTATTAAATGATATTTATGATATAAATGTAATTGAATATATGAAAAATTCTTTAAAAAGATGGTGA
- a CDS encoding MotA/TolQ/ExbB proton channel family protein: MNSIFGSESLLNSAMIICWIGLLISSILGLTIIVDRFIYFTRIKSQDNSLAPKLISLIKDKELKAAIALCETAKSPLANIVMSGLKNSDMPKESMQSASNKELPRLERFISALSTISTVAPLLGLLGTILGMIQSFAVISVAGSGNPSALASGIANALLTTAAGLIIAIPTVVFYNYFVNTLNERILFIENLSNEVSDYIINDSNTKTEN, translated from the coding sequence ATGAATAGTATATTCGGTTCTGAAAGTCTTTTAAACTCGGCTATGATTATTTGCTGGATAGGGCTTTTAATATCTTCAATATTGGGATTAACTATAATCGTTGATAGATTTATTTATTTTACTAGAATAAAATCTCAGGATAATTCATTAGCTCCTAAACTTATTTCTTTAATAAAAGATAAAGAATTAAAAGCTGCTATTGCATTATGCGAAACAGCAAAATCACCTTTGGCAAATATAGTAATGTCAGGACTTAAAAATTCAGATATGCCTAAAGAATCTATGCAAAGTGCTTCCAATAAAGAGCTTCCAAGACTTGAAAGATTTATTTCGGCTCTTTCCACAATATCAACAGTTGCCCCATTGCTTGGACTTTTAGGTACTATTCTTGGTATGATACAATCTTTTGCTGTAATATCAGTTGCAGGTAGCGGAAACCCATCTGCTTTAGCTTCAGGTATTGCTAATGCTCTTCTTACTACTGCAGCAGGACTTATTATTGCTATACCTACAGTTGTATTTTATAACTATTTTGTAAATACTCTTAATGAAAGAATTTTATTTATAGAAAATTTATCAAATGAAGTTTCAGATTATATAATAAATGACAGCAATACTAAAACAGAAAATTAA
- a CDS encoding FecCD family ABC transporter permease, with amino-acid sequence MIKKVIIILLLVIISTVLSICIGSVFIHPKEVFAILLYKFFNFEIMNIDKINADIIGIRLQHSILSLFVGASLSITGVVIQSILRNPLASAYNLGISSGAGLGAALLIIMHISFNQYFFIGVSMLFASITILFILFISNRIDKYMSNNSIILAGIVISLFLSSVMSFLSYMFPKYSNQIILWQLGSLFVRNKLDIFIIILMILISLLLLMKYSSVLDIMTFGDETSLSLGINVKNMRIFFILISSFITAVLVAFTGIIGFIDLVSPHVTRKIFGAKHIVVLPMSALMGALILNVSDIFSRIIVQGANIPIGIVTAVIGAPFFLYVFISSNNMKGM; translated from the coding sequence ATGATTAAAAAAGTTATAATAATTTTATTGTTGGTTATTATTTCTACTGTATTGTCAATATGTATAGGAAGCGTATTTATACATCCGAAAGAAGTATTTGCAATTTTATTATATAAGTTTTTTAATTTTGAGATTATGAATATAGATAAAATAAATGCTGATATTATAGGAATTAGACTTCAGCATTCTATATTATCATTATTTGTAGGTGCTTCATTATCTATAACAGGCGTTGTTATACAATCAATACTAAGAAATCCATTAGCTTCTGCATATAATTTGGGTATATCATCAGGTGCAGGACTTGGTGCCGCTTTGCTTATAATTATGCATATATCTTTTAATCAGTATTTCTTTATAGGCGTATCAATGCTGTTTGCTTCTATTACTATACTGTTTATATTATTCATATCAAATAGGATAGATAAGTATATGAGCAATAATTCTATAATACTTGCTGGTATAGTTATATCATTATTTCTAAGTTCTGTAATGAGTTTTTTGTCGTATATGTTTCCTAAATATTCAAATCAAATAATACTTTGGCAGCTTGGAAGTTTGTTTGTGAGAAATAAATTGGATATTTTTATAATTATATTGATGATTTTAATATCATTGTTATTGCTAATGAAATATTCAAGCGTATTAGATATAATGACATTTGGAGATGAAACTAGCTTATCTCTTGGTATAAATGTTAAGAATATGAGAATATTTTTTATATTGATTTCATCTTTTATAACAGCGGTTTTAGTGGCATTTACTGGCATCATTGGTTTTATAGATTTAGTATCTCCTCATGTAACAAGAAAAATATTCGGAGCTAAACATATAGTTGTACTTCCTATGTCTGCCTTGATGGGGGCATTAATATTAAATGTTTCTGATATATTTTCAAGAATCATAGTTCAAGGGGCTAATATTCCAATAGGTATTGTTACTGCAGTAATAGGTGCTCCTTTCTTTTTGTATGTATTTATATCAAGCAATAACATGAAAGGAATGTAA
- a CDS encoding ABC transporter substrate-binding protein: MKTVRVFLFIFLSIFLFSCSNAGTNNKNLSIKDRAGNDIVLPEKIENIACLSPAVTDVILALGLADKIIAFDSTSKEILQTNNIDVSNIAVFDMLNPDSEKMIAMKPDIVFVNTFSVFSGKNSLDSIKASDICIVVIPNSDTIKSIEDDITFLGNVLNKSGESSNIINVMDKNIENIRAIGESIQNKKKVYFEIAALPNLYSFGTNVYLDDMINIIGASNIFSDKNSWITTTEENVLFANPDIIFTSVHYIDNPTEEILSRASWQNVNALKNKNVYYITSGSLPTHNIVNALIMMAKYAYPDEYKDIEIIRN, encoded by the coding sequence ATGAAAACTGTTAGAGTATTTTTATTTATTTTTCTTAGTATATTTTTATTTTCATGCAGTAATGCAGGTACTAATAATAAAAACTTATCTATAAAAGATAGGGCAGGAAATGATATTGTTCTGCCTGAAAAAATAGAAAATATAGCATGTTTATCTCCTGCTGTTACAGATGTTATATTAGCATTAGGACTTGCAGATAAAATAATAGCTTTCGATTCTACTTCAAAAGAAATTTTACAGACTAATAATATTGATGTATCTAATATTGCAGTTTTTGATATGCTTAATCCTGATTCAGAAAAAATGATAGCTATGAAGCCGGATATTGTTTTTGTTAATACTTTCAGTGTATTTTCCGGAAAAAATTCATTGGATTCTATAAAGGCTTCAGATATATGTATTGTTGTAATACCAAACAGTGACACTATAAAATCTATAGAAGATGATATAACTTTTTTGGGTAATGTTTTGAATAAAAGTGGTGAATCTTCTAATATTATAAATGTTATGGATAAAAATATAGAAAATATTAGAGCTATAGGAGAAAGCATACAAAATAAAAAGAAAGTTTATTTTGAAATAGCCGCTTTACCAAATTTATATTCATTCGGAACTAATGTTTATTTAGATGATATGATAAATATTATAGGGGCATCTAATATATTTTCTGATAAAAATTCTTGGATAACTACCACAGAAGAAAATGTATTATTTGCTAATCCTGATATAATATTTACAAGCGTTCATTATATAGATAATCCTACTGAAGAAATATTGAGTCGTGCATCTTGGCAGAATGTAAATGCTTTAAAGAATAAAAATGTATATTATATCACTTCAGGTTCATTGCCTACGCATAATATTGTAAATGCTTTAATTATGATGGCTAAATATGCCTATCCTGATGAATACAAAGATATTGAAATAATTAGGAATTAA
- the argB gene encoding acetylglutamate kinase: MDNISNRDKAFILNQALPYIQKYTGKTVVIKYGGSAMENPELKKKVMSDVALLSTVGIKVIVVHGGGKDITAMLNKIGKESKFINGLRYTDSETAEIVKMVLAGKVNKELVASLENCGGKCLGICGIDGKMFKVSKYKGDYDLGFVGDVDDVDTDLLNTIISNKYIPIVATVGCDDEGNVYNINADTAAAKIAESLKAETLIYMTDTPGLLKDKDDENTLISQINIKDIDNLIKDGTISGGMIPKVKHCIDAVDNGVSKVFIIDGRLCHSLLIEMFTDEGIGTMFYKD; encoded by the coding sequence ATGGATAATATTTCAAATAGAGATAAAGCATTTATACTTAATCAGGCATTGCCTTATATACAGAAATACACAGGAAAAACCGTTGTAATAAAATACGGCGGAAGTGCTATGGAAAATCCTGAATTAAAAAAGAAAGTCATGAGCGATGTTGCTTTGCTTTCTACTGTGGGAATAAAAGTCATAGTTGTGCATGGCGGAGGAAAAGATATTACTGCTATGCTTAATAAAATAGGAAAAGAATCAAAATTTATAAATGGTTTAAGATACACTGATAGCGAAACTGCTGAAATAGTAAAAATGGTTCTTGCAGGTAAAGTTAATAAAGAGTTGGTAGCATCTCTTGAAAACTGCGGAGGCAAATGTCTTGGTATATGCGGTATTGACGGAAAAATGTTTAAAGTAAGCAAATATAAAGGTGATTATGATTTGGGATTTGTAGGCGATGTTGATGATGTTGATACAGATTTGCTTAATACAATTATATCAAATAAATATATTCCAATAGTTGCAACTGTAGGATGCGATGATGAAGGAAATGTTTATAATATTAATGCTGATACTGCTGCTGCAAAAATAGCAGAGAGCCTAAAAGCTGAAACTTTAATATATATGACTGATACTCCGGGACTTTTAAAAGATAAAGATGATGAAAATACTTTAATAAGTCAAATTAATATTAAAGATATAGACAACCTTATAAAAGACGGCACTATATCAGGAGGAATGATACCTAAAGTTAAGCATTGTATAGATGCAGTTGATAATGGTGTATCAAAAGTATTTATAATAGATGGAAGATTATGCCATTCATTATTAATAGAAATGTTCACCGATGAAGGTATAGGAACTATGTTTTATAAAGATTAA
- the argJ gene encoding bifunctional glutamate N-acetyltransferase/amino-acid acetyltransferase ArgJ: MTDIKQIEGGICASEGFLANGVHAGIKKNSEKKDLAIIYSKSLCSAAAVYTQNKACGANITVSKEHLKDGKAKAVICNSGNANTCNKDGVDKAKEMCKLTADVLGIDEKDVAVASTGVIGVPLPIEPIQKNIKTLIENANHSAEHAKNAANAIMTTDTFMKEIAYEFEIDGKKIHIGGMSKGSGMIHPNMATMLAFVTTDCNISSEMLQKALSEDVKYTYNMISVDGDTSTNDMCVVLANGEAKNTLIDKEDDNYKIFCKALNMTNTYLSKQMAKDGEGATKLIECEVINAESLKLARKIAKSVITSNLVKAAMYGCDMNWGRISCAIGYTDADFDINKVSINVGSKYGEMNVYKDGYGVEFDEDEALKILKEDEIKITIDMNCGNYKATAWGCDLTYDYVKINGSYRS; encoded by the coding sequence ATGACAGATATTAAACAAATTGAAGGCGGAATATGTGCATCTGAAGGTTTTTTAGCAAACGGAGTACATGCTGGTATAAAGAAAAATAGCGAAAAAAAAGATTTAGCAATAATTTATAGTAAAAGTCTATGTTCTGCTGCTGCAGTATATACTCAAAACAAAGCATGCGGAGCAAATATAACAGTAAGCAAAGAACATTTAAAAGACGGAAAAGCAAAAGCTGTTATATGCAATTCAGGTAATGCTAATACTTGTAATAAAGACGGTGTGGATAAAGCAAAAGAAATGTGCAAACTTACTGCTGATGTATTAGGTATTGATGAAAAAGATGTGGCTGTTGCATCTACTGGTGTTATAGGCGTACCATTACCAATAGAGCCTATACAAAAAAATATAAAGACACTTATAGAGAATGCAAATCATTCTGCAGAACATGCTAAAAATGCAGCAAATGCAATAATGACAACTGACACATTTATGAAAGAAATAGCCTATGAATTTGAAATTGACGGAAAGAAAATCCATATAGGCGGAATGTCAAAAGGAAGCGGTATGATTCACCCTAATATGGCTACAATGCTTGCTTTTGTAACTACTGACTGCAATATATCAAGCGAAATGCTTCAAAAGGCTTTAAGCGAAGATGTTAAATACACATACAATATGATTAGCGTTGACGGAGATACTTCTACAAATGATATGTGTGTTGTACTTGCAAATGGAGAAGCAAAAAATACTTTAATAGATAAAGAAGATGATAATTATAAAATATTTTGCAAAGCATTGAATATGACTAATACTTATTTATCAAAGCAAATGGCTAAAGACGGAGAAGGTGCTACAAAATTAATTGAATGCGAAGTTATTAATGCTGAAAGTTTAAAATTGGCAAGAAAGATAGCTAAGTCTGTAATAACTTCAAATTTGGTAAAGGCTGCTATGTATGGATGCGATATGAATTGGGGAAGAATTTCATGTGCTATAGGCTATACTGATGCTGATTTTGATATAAATAAAGTTTCTATAAATGTTGGTTCAAAATATGGTGAGATGAATGTTTATAAAGACGGATACGGTGTAGAGTTCGATGAAGATGAAGCTTTGAAAATATTAAAAGAAGATGAAATAAAAATTACAATAGATATGAACTGTGGAAATTATAAAGCAACAGCTTGGGGTTGTGATTTAACTTATGATTATGTAAAAATTAATGGCTCTTATAGAAGTTAA